A window from Brachyhypopomus gauderio isolate BG-103 chromosome 6, BGAUD_0.2, whole genome shotgun sequence encodes these proteins:
- the LOC143517748 gene encoding uncharacterized protein LOC143517748 yields the protein MMFHSKRPSRSVVHITSITKVKMTQIYPSGVLLKDTAEAVIIPLKNGIISITRVYESLIDADVDPISGQCSNYTSIRQQIVETQQSLEESEQAASTGLKGLDQHIEKLTEVEGKCEQQIRDTESTLSNLRTEQMSNEKLLNISKSALEQDRHNLDSAEETKLNQEKRRRDAEIVTGVGGGLFLYPGIGWVAGTAMVIAGAVKMTQASDAIRVAQEDVRKFETEVENYKGKVSDYQFRISHLELDIRQKHDEVEQIRGEIQQVKEKRESVAEFQGRVRSVVHLLSDLSGKTRVVEVQTRRFILDEPVMKMMEEVMKAAEQIAGNELLCTEDIPQLFNTMKKNHQTLESLCTSHSNTEDQCCIKY from the exons GTTAAGATGACCCAGATCTACCCATCTGG GGTTTTGCTGAAGGACACAGCCGAGGCTGTTATCATTCCTCTGAAGAACGgcatcatctccatcaccaGAGTCTATGAGTCCCTCATAGATGCAGATGTAGATCCCATTAGTGGACAGTGCTCCAACTACACCTCCATCAGACAGCAGATAGTGGAGACCCAGCAGAGTCTGGAGGAGTCAGAACAGGCAGCCAGTACAGGACTGAAGGGTCTTGATCAACACATTGAGAAACTTACAGAAGTTGAAGGAAAATGTGAACAGCAAATAAGAGATACAGAATCTACCTTAAGCAACTTGAGAACAGAGCAGATGTCTAATGAAAAGTTACTGAATATCTCTAAAAGTGCTTTAGAGCAGGACAGACACAATCTGGACTCAGCTGAAGAAACTAAATTAAATCAGGAAAAGAGGAGACGTGATGCTGAGATAGTAACAGGAGTTGGGGGGGGACTGTTCCTCTATCCAGGTATTGGATGGGTTGCTG GGACTGCCATGGTGATTGCTGGTGCAGTAAAAATGACTCAAGCCTCAGATGCCATCAGAGTGGCTCAAGAGGATGTGAGAAAATTTGAGACTGAAGTGGAAAATTACAAAGGTAAAGTGTCTGACTACCAGTTCAGGATTTCCCATTTAGAACTCGACATCAGACAGAAACATGACGAGGTGGAGCAGATCCGTGGTGAAATCCAGCAGgtgaaggagaagagagagagtgtagctGAGTTCCAGGGGAGAGTGAGAAGTGTCGTCCACCTCCTGAGTGACCTGAGTGGGAAGACCAGAGTGGTTGAAGTTCAGACTCGGAGATTCATCCTTGACGAAccagtgatgaagatgatggaGGAAGTGATGAAGGCAGCAGAACAAATAGCAGGGAATGAGCTCCTGTGTACTGAAGACATTCCACAACTCTTCAATACCATGAAGAAGAACCACCAAACACTGGAAAGTCTTTGTACTTCACACAGTAACACGGAagaccagtgttgtataaagtattag